The Cololabis saira isolate AMF1-May2022 chromosome 20, fColSai1.1, whole genome shotgun sequence genome includes a window with the following:
- the LOC133420353 gene encoding interferon-induced protein 44-like, which yields MGLEEGDGNGVSPHDIKLALEGHVKEKHKFNPLSPLSHRDPGYKASPSLDDKVHVLVCVYSANASELKSSVLEKMKDIREAASELDIPQLAILTHIDEACGETEKSLRNVYNSKYLRKKMSDFSSALGIPMNCILPVKNYSDETSLDEDANTLILNALKLMTDFGDDFINNL from the exons ATGGGTTTGGAAGAAGGGGATGGAAACGGAGTTAGTCCACATGACATCAAACTGGCTCTGGAGGGACATGTGAAAGAGAAACATAAG TTCAATCCTCTATCTCCTCTGTCCCATCGCGATCCTGGCTACAAGGCCTCACCATCGCTTGATGACAAAGTCCATGTTCTGGTTTGTGTTTATTCTGCCAATGCCAGTGAATTGAAATCCTCCGTTTTAGAAAAAATGAAGGACATCAGAGAAGCAGCCAGTGAGTTGG ATATTCCTCAACTGGCTATTCTCACCCACATTGATGAGGCATGTGGTGAAACTGAAAAGAGCCTGAGGAACGTCTACAACAGCAAATATCTGAGGAAAAAG atGTCAGACTTCAGCTCCGCACTGGGGATTCCAATGAACTGCATTCTCCCTGTGAAGAACTACAGTGATGAAACCAGCTTAGATGAGGATGCCAACACTCTGATCCTGAATGCGCTGAAACTGATGACTGACTTTGGCGATGACTTCATCAACAATCTATAA